One Mycobacterium marseillense DNA window includes the following coding sequences:
- a CDS encoding phosphatase PAP2 family protein, with amino-acid sequence MTRPRTSLAAPIAALAAAVYALLWVGYRQHWAWLYRVDWSLLDGARALAIKHPSWLRFAESVSFVLGPGVLAVLGIAVTVFALVMRRLRAALVLLLACAPCNEFATAAAKALAGRPRPPTMLVPADATSFPSGHALEATAGLLAMLCFALPMMNAPARRVAIAAVAVALPAVGLSRVALNVHYPSDVLAGWSLGYLYFLVCLWVFRPPAPARSG; translated from the coding sequence ATGACCCGCCCGAGGACGTCGTTGGCCGCTCCGATCGCCGCGCTGGCCGCCGCGGTGTACGCGCTGCTGTGGGTGGGCTACCGCCAGCACTGGGCGTGGCTGTATCGCGTGGACTGGTCGCTGCTGGACGGGGCGCGGGCGCTCGCGATCAAGCACCCGTCGTGGCTTCGGTTCGCCGAATCGGTGTCGTTCGTGCTGGGCCCGGGCGTGCTGGCCGTGCTGGGGATCGCGGTGACGGTGTTCGCCCTGGTGATGCGCCGGCTGCGGGCCGCGCTGGTGCTGTTGCTGGCGTGCGCGCCATGCAACGAGTTCGCGACGGCGGCGGCCAAGGCGCTGGCCGGGCGCCCGCGGCCGCCGACCATGCTGGTCCCGGCGGACGCCACCTCGTTTCCGTCCGGCCATGCGCTCGAAGCGACCGCCGGGCTGCTCGCGATGCTGTGCTTTGCGCTGCCGATGATGAACGCGCCGGCGCGGCGCGTCGCGATCGCGGCGGTGGCCGTGGCGCTGCCGGCCGTCGGCCTCTCCCGGGTGGCGCTGAACGTGCATTACCCGTCCGACGTGCTGGCCGGCTGGTCGCTGGGATACCTGTATTTCCTGGTGTGCCTCTGGGTTTTTCGGCCACCCGCTCCCGCCCGTTCAGGCTAA
- a CDS encoding L,D-transpeptidase family protein, translated as MHRLLTSLCAAACVIFASVVLAPIGAAAGAPWFANAVGNATQVVSVVSTGGSNATMEIFQRTGTGWQSLRSGIPTHVGSAGMAPQAKSGVPATPMGVYTLDSAFGTAPNPGTGLPYTQVSGPNYWWSGDDHSATFNSMQVCQKAQCPFSTAESENLQIPQYKHAVVMGVNKNKTPGGGAAFFFHTTDGKPTEGCVAVDDAQLVSIMKWLRPGAVIAITK; from the coding sequence ATGCACCGACTGCTCACGTCACTGTGCGCTGCGGCGTGCGTGATATTCGCCTCGGTGGTGCTCGCGCCGATCGGCGCGGCCGCCGGCGCTCCCTGGTTCGCGAATGCGGTTGGCAATGCGACACAGGTGGTTTCGGTGGTCAGCACCGGCGGTTCGAACGCGACGATGGAGATCTTCCAACGCACCGGCACCGGCTGGCAGTCGCTGCGGTCCGGCATTCCCACCCACGTCGGTTCGGCGGGGATGGCGCCGCAGGCCAAGAGCGGCGTGCCGGCCACCCCGATGGGCGTCTACACGCTGGACTCCGCGTTCGGCACCGCGCCGAATCCCGGTACCGGATTGCCCTACACCCAGGTGTCCGGGCCCAACTACTGGTGGAGCGGCGACGACCACAGCGCCACCTTCAACTCGATGCAGGTGTGCCAGAAGGCCCAGTGCCCGTTCAGCACCGCCGAAAGCGAGAACCTGCAGATCCCCCAGTACAAGCACGCGGTCGTGATGGGCGTCAACAAGAACAAGACCCCGGGCGGGGGCGCCGCGTTCTTCTTCCATACCACCGACGGCAAGCCCACCGAGGGGTGCGTGGCCGTCGACGACGCTCAGCTGGTGTCGATCATGAAATGGCTGCGGCCCGGCGCCGTCATCGCCATCACGAAGTAG
- a CDS encoding sulfatase, whose amino-acid sequence MTQLTSGETADTTGDPRPKDNVLIVHWHDLGRYLGVYGHPDVSSPRMDRLAAEGILFTRAHATAPLCSPSRGSLFTGRYPQSNGLIGLAHHGWEYRSGIRTLPQILSESGWYSALFGMQHETSYPKRLGFDEFDVSNSYCDYVADKADEWLRQSADGLVGQPFLLTAGFFETHRPYPEDRYTPAERADVDLPDYLPDTPEVRGDLAAFYGAISAADAAVGRLLDTLAETGLDATTWVVFFTDHGPAFPRAKSTLYDAGTGIGMIVRPPTNRAVSPRVYDELFSAVDLVPTLLGLLGIDAPADVEGVSHAGVLLEPDPPTTPVRDEVYTMKTYHDSFDPIRAIRTKDYSYIENYASRPLLDLPWDIEESPSGMAVAPLATAPRPERELYDLRADPTETTNLLAGDGADVDDVAANLAVLLHDWRQRTGDVIPSEFAGTRIAARYTETYLQIHHGTRPTPRSAIAADRGIEEGKPTQR is encoded by the coding sequence GTGACGCAATTGACGTCGGGCGAGACCGCGGACACGACAGGCGACCCGCGGCCCAAGGACAACGTGCTGATCGTGCACTGGCACGACCTGGGCCGCTACCTCGGCGTCTACGGCCACCCCGACGTCTCGAGCCCGCGCATGGACCGCCTTGCGGCCGAGGGCATCCTGTTCACCCGGGCCCACGCCACCGCGCCGTTGTGCTCGCCGTCGCGGGGATCGCTGTTCACCGGGCGCTATCCGCAATCCAATGGCCTCATCGGCCTGGCCCACCACGGCTGGGAATACCGCAGCGGAATCCGGACCCTCCCGCAAATCCTGTCCGAATCGGGTTGGTATTCGGCGCTTTTCGGCATGCAACACGAGACGTCCTACCCCAAGCGGCTGGGCTTCGACGAGTTCGACGTGTCGAACTCCTACTGTGACTACGTCGCCGACAAGGCCGACGAGTGGCTGCGGCAAAGCGCCGATGGCCTTGTGGGACAACCCTTTTTGTTGACCGCCGGCTTTTTCGAGACGCACCGCCCCTACCCCGAGGACCGGTACACGCCGGCCGAGCGCGCCGACGTCGACCTGCCCGACTACCTGCCCGACACCCCCGAGGTGCGCGGCGACCTGGCCGCCTTCTACGGGGCGATCAGCGCGGCTGACGCCGCCGTCGGGCGGTTGCTGGACACGCTGGCCGAAACCGGGTTGGATGCCACCACCTGGGTGGTGTTCTTCACCGACCACGGCCCGGCGTTCCCGCGGGCGAAATCCACCCTGTACGACGCCGGCACCGGCATCGGCATGATCGTCCGCCCGCCCACCAACCGGGCCGTGTCCCCCCGCGTCTACGACGAACTGTTCAGTGCCGTCGACCTGGTGCCAACCCTGTTGGGGCTGTTGGGAATCGACGCCCCCGCCGACGTCGAGGGGGTGTCGCACGCGGGCGTCCTGCTGGAACCGGACCCGCCCACCACGCCGGTGCGCGACGAGGTGTACACGATGAAGACCTATCACGATTCGTTCGACCCGATCCGCGCGATCCGCACCAAGGACTACAGCTACATCGAGAATTACGCGTCGCGGCCGCTGCTGGATCTGCCGTGGGACATCGAGGAAAGCCCGTCCGGGATGGCCGTCGCGCCGCTGGCCACGGCGCCGCGGCCCGAGCGCGAACTCTACGATCTGCGCGCCGATCCCACCGAAACCACCAACCTGCTGGCCGGCGACGGCGCGGACGTCGACGACGTCGCAGCCAATCTTGCCGTCCTGCTCCATGATTGGCGTCAGCGCACCGGTGACGTCATCCCCTCGGAGTTCGCCGGGACCCGCATCGCCGCGCGGTACACCGAGACCTACCTGCAGATCCATCACGGCACCAGGCCGACCCCACGGTCGGCCATCGCCGCCGATCGGGGTATCGAAGAAGGCAAGCCCACGCAGCGGTAG
- a CDS encoding TetR/AcrR family transcriptional regulator — translation MSIVAGQPPGRPVGPTRRTTAPRKRGDDTRAKIIDETVRCIVEEGFSAATAKHVAERAGVTWGVIQYHFGDRNGLLMAVVDDGVARLVDSLSSADVSELPLRERIEVVVDTAWSCYSSPTSMAAFEILRETRGGPDPSSRRHLLDMNAAVGQLGRLITTEPAHAGVAEVIWATLRGVVLAQMLTGTAIDWSLERRALIDMVTRVLQ, via the coding sequence ATGTCCATTGTCGCCGGCCAGCCGCCCGGTCGCCCCGTCGGCCCCACCAGGCGAACCACCGCGCCCCGCAAGCGCGGCGATGACACCCGCGCGAAAATCATCGACGAGACGGTCCGCTGCATCGTGGAGGAGGGATTCTCCGCCGCCACCGCCAAGCATGTCGCCGAACGCGCGGGCGTGACGTGGGGGGTCATCCAGTACCACTTCGGAGACCGCAACGGCCTGCTGATGGCCGTCGTGGACGACGGGGTGGCCCGCCTGGTGGACAGCCTGTCGTCGGCCGACGTCAGCGAGCTGCCGCTGCGGGAACGGATCGAGGTCGTCGTCGACACCGCGTGGAGCTGCTACAGCAGCCCGACGTCGATGGCCGCCTTCGAAATCCTGCGCGAGACCCGCGGCGGCCCGGACCCCTCGTCGCGACGCCACCTGCTCGACATGAACGCCGCGGTCGGCCAGCTGGGACGGTTGATCACCACCGAACCCGCGCATGCCGGTGTGGCCGAGGTCATTTGGGCCACGCTGCGCGGCGTGGTGCTGGCGCAGATGCTCACCGGCACCGCCATCGATTGGAGCCTGGAGCGACGTGCCCTCATCGACATGGTCACCCGTGTGCTGCAATGA
- a CDS encoding trans-aconitate 2-methyltransferase, whose product MWDPDVYLAFADHRGRPFYDLLSRVGAERARRVVDLGCGPGHLTKYLGRRWPDAVIEALDSSPEMVAAAKERGIDAVTGDLREWKPQPDTDVVVSNAALHWVPEHADLLLRWAGELAPGSWIGVQMPGNFESPSYAAVRALARREPYAKLLRDIPFRVGAVVQPPAHYANLLLDAGCRVDVWETTYLHQLTGEHPVLEWITGTALVPVRERLDDDTWEQFREELIPLLSDAYPPRSDGTTIFPFRRVFVVAVVGGADRA is encoded by the coding sequence ATGTGGGACCCGGACGTCTACCTGGCCTTTGCCGACCACCGGGGCCGGCCCTTCTACGACCTGCTGTCGCGGGTGGGGGCGGAGCGGGCGCGCCGCGTCGTCGATCTCGGGTGCGGGCCCGGACACCTGACGAAATACCTGGGCCGGCGCTGGCCGGACGCCGTGATCGAGGCGCTGGACAGCTCCCCGGAGATGGTCGCCGCGGCCAAGGAACGCGGCATCGACGCGGTCACCGGCGACCTGCGCGAGTGGAAGCCCCAGCCCGACACCGACGTGGTGGTCAGCAACGCGGCCCTGCACTGGGTGCCCGAGCATGCCGATCTGCTGCTGCGGTGGGCGGGCGAGTTGGCGCCCGGATCGTGGATCGGGGTGCAGATGCCGGGCAACTTCGAGTCACCGTCCTACGCGGCGGTGCGGGCGCTGGCCCGCCGGGAGCCGTACGCGAAGTTGCTGCGCGACATACCGTTTCGCGTCGGCGCGGTGGTACAGCCACCCGCGCACTATGCTAACTTGCTGCTCGACGCGGGATGCCGGGTCGACGTCTGGGAGACCACCTATCTGCATCAGCTGACCGGCGAGCATCCGGTGCTGGAATGGATCACCGGCACGGCGCTGGTCCCGGTCCGCGAGCGGCTCGACGACGACACCTGGGAGCAGTTCCGCGAGGAGTTGATTCCGCTGCTGTCCGACGCCTACCCGCCCCGATCCGACGGCACGACGATCTTTCCGTTCCGGCGGGTGTTCGTGGTCGCCGTGGTGGGCGGGGCGGATCGCGCGTAG
- a CDS encoding alpha/beta hydrolase family protein, with protein sequence MDPIDPPVPVPDVPGADVPAGAGGLPPNSALSPRQRMVVEASALGDLALRTWVASLLTTTVAPFVVANALRRADVASERSNLDFYAELGAAGDPARSFPPPPELPRVTSRRASPLAEWVARGTVDNIAFPSSFTAINPAMRARWSAWGANNMVRAQHWRHDDGPRPTLCVIHGFMGSSYLANGRFFSLPWYYRAGYDVLLYTLPFHGKRAEKFSPFSGFGYFAGGLSGFAEAMAQAVHDFRSIIDYLRHTGVDRIALTGISLGGYTSALVASADDRLEAVIPNCPVVTPATLFDEWFPANKLVRMGLRLSDIGHEELSAGLAYHCPLNYRPLVGRERRMIITGLGDRMAPPDHAVKLWHHWDQCALHWFPGSHVMHVSQLDYLRRMTAFLQKVMF encoded by the coding sequence ATGGATCCGATCGACCCGCCCGTCCCCGTTCCTGACGTCCCCGGCGCCGACGTGCCGGCCGGCGCCGGCGGATTACCCCCCAACTCGGCGTTGTCGCCCCGTCAGCGAATGGTAGTCGAGGCATCGGCCCTCGGCGATCTGGCCCTGCGCACCTGGGTCGCCTCGCTGCTCACCACCACGGTGGCGCCGTTCGTGGTCGCCAACGCCCTGCGGCGGGCCGACGTCGCGTCCGAGCGGAGCAACCTCGATTTCTACGCCGAGCTGGGCGCGGCAGGAGATCCCGCGCGGTCCTTCCCACCGCCCCCCGAACTGCCCCGGGTGACCTCGCGGCGCGCCAGCCCGCTGGCGGAGTGGGTCGCGCGCGGCACGGTCGACAACATCGCGTTCCCCAGCAGCTTCACCGCGATCAACCCAGCGATGCGTGCGCGCTGGAGCGCGTGGGGCGCCAACAACATGGTGCGCGCCCAGCACTGGCGCCACGACGACGGGCCGCGGCCCACGCTATGCGTCATCCATGGCTTCATGGGCTCGTCGTATCTGGCCAACGGCCGGTTCTTCTCATTGCCCTGGTACTACCGGGCGGGCTACGACGTGTTGTTGTACACGTTGCCCTTTCACGGCAAGCGGGCCGAAAAGTTCTCGCCCTTCAGCGGTTTCGGCTATTTCGCCGGCGGACTCAGTGGTTTCGCCGAGGCGATGGCCCAGGCCGTCCACGACTTTCGTTCCATCATCGACTACCTGCGCCACACCGGTGTCGACCGGATCGCGCTCACCGGCATCTCGCTGGGCGGCTACACCTCGGCGCTGGTGGCCTCGGCCGACGATCGGCTCGAGGCCGTCATCCCCAACTGTCCCGTCGTCACCCCCGCGACGCTGTTCGACGAATGGTTCCCGGCCAACAAGCTGGTCCGCATGGGCCTGCGCCTCTCCGACATCGGCCACGAGGAGCTCAGTGCCGGCCTGGCCTATCACTGCCCGCTCAACTACCGCCCGCTGGTCGGCCGGGAGCGCCGGATGATCATCACCGGACTCGGCGACCGGATGGCACCGCCGGACCACGCCGTCAAGCTATGGCACCACTGGGATCAGTGTGCGCTGCACTGGTTTCCGGGCAGCCACGTGATGCACGTGAGCCAGTTGGACTACCTGCGTCGGATGACCGCATTCCTGCAGAAGGTCATGTTCTAG
- a CDS encoding nuclear transport factor 2 family protein has product MTLDDLADIEAIKQVKYRYLRALDTKHWDDFADTLAEDIKADYGPSIGNELHFTNRAELVKYMRTSLPGNVITEHRVTHPDITVTGDTATGSWYLQDRVMVADLNFMLIGAAFYRDTYRRTEAGWKISGTGYDRTYDATMSLEGMNFTLKPGRAIATD; this is encoded by the coding sequence ATGACCCTCGACGATCTCGCCGATATCGAAGCGATCAAGCAAGTCAAATACCGGTATCTGCGCGCGCTGGACACCAAGCATTGGGATGACTTCGCCGACACCCTGGCCGAGGACATCAAGGCCGACTACGGGCCATCGATCGGCAACGAGCTGCACTTCACCAACCGTGCCGAGTTGGTGAAGTACATGCGGACCTCGCTGCCCGGCAACGTCATCACCGAGCACCGGGTGACGCATCCGGACATCACCGTCACCGGCGACACCGCAACGGGCAGTTGGTATCTGCAGGACAGGGTCATGGTCGCCGACCTGAACTTCATGTTGATCGGGGCGGCCTTCTACCGCGACACCTACCGTCGCACCGAGGCCGGCTGGAAGATCAGCGGTACCGGCTACGACCGAACCTATGACGCCACAATGTCTTTGGAGGGCATGAACTTCACGCTCAAGCCCGGTCGCGCCATCGCCACCGACTGA
- a CDS encoding DUF3060 domain-containing protein — translation MAANDDPEERIRELERPLAESAWASEQGSAVSAGRDQPPTAPGAPPPWTFGGPIPGPPPRRPSGNRAWWILGTVIAVGVVALAGGIAAFAAHQISGVKSFITSPPSVSTGPAPPTSRRTSPSTSPTPPRGARLSVAGVNENRTIACNENIVSVSGVSNTVTITGHCASLSVSGVQNAVSIEAVEAITASGFNNKVTYHSGAPKISNSGDSNVVAPG, via the coding sequence ATGGCAGCAAACGACGACCCGGAAGAGCGGATCCGGGAGCTCGAGCGCCCGCTCGCCGAGTCTGCGTGGGCCTCAGAGCAGGGCAGCGCCGTGTCCGCCGGCCGGGATCAGCCGCCGACCGCCCCGGGCGCCCCGCCGCCGTGGACCTTCGGCGGCCCGATTCCCGGACCGCCTCCGCGGCGCCCCTCGGGCAACCGCGCGTGGTGGATCCTGGGGACCGTCATCGCCGTCGGAGTGGTCGCGCTCGCGGGCGGCATCGCCGCCTTTGCCGCACACCAGATTTCCGGGGTGAAGTCCTTCATCACCTCGCCGCCGAGCGTCTCGACGGGCCCCGCCCCACCGACCTCCCGGCGCACCTCGCCGTCGACCTCACCCACCCCGCCGCGCGGCGCCCGGCTCAGCGTCGCCGGCGTCAACGAGAACCGGACCATCGCCTGCAACGAGAACATCGTCAGCGTCAGCGGGGTGTCCAACACGGTGACGATCACCGGGCACTGCGCCAGCCTCTCGGTTTCCGGTGTGCAAAACGCGGTCTCCATCGAGGCCGTCGAGGCCATCACCGCGTCGGGCTTCAACAACAAGGTGACCTACCACTCGGGCGCGCCGAAGATCAGCAACTCTGGCGACTCGAACGTCGTCGCCCCAGGCTGA
- the bluB gene encoding 5,6-dimethylbenzimidazole synthase: MADVTGQAFSPQERRAVYRVISERRDMRRFVRGAVVDEDVLARLLQAAHAAPSVGLMQPWRFIRITDDALRRRIHALVDEERPLTAAALGERADEFLALKVEGILDCAELLVVALGDDRDKHVFGRRTLPQMDLASVSCAIQNLWLAARSEGLGVGWVSLFDPRRLASLLDMPAGAEPVAILCLGPVPEFPDRPALELDGWAVARPLSEFVCENRWGRLESP; the protein is encoded by the coding sequence ATGGCTGACGTGACCGGTCAGGCATTCAGCCCGCAGGAGCGACGGGCCGTCTATCGCGTCATCTCCGAACGCCGTGACATGCGCCGGTTCGTGCGCGGCGCGGTGGTGGACGAGGACGTGCTGGCGCGGCTGCTGCAAGCCGCGCACGCGGCGCCCAGCGTCGGGCTGATGCAGCCGTGGCGGTTCATCCGGATCACCGACGACGCGTTGCGGCGGCGCATCCACGCCCTCGTCGACGAGGAACGTCCGCTGACCGCCGCCGCGCTGGGCGAGCGCGCCGACGAATTCCTGGCGCTCAAGGTGGAGGGCATCCTCGATTGCGCCGAACTGCTCGTGGTGGCGCTCGGCGACGACCGCGACAAGCACGTCTTCGGCCGGCGGACGTTGCCGCAGATGGACCTGGCGTCGGTGTCGTGCGCCATCCAGAACCTGTGGTTGGCGGCGCGGTCGGAGGGCCTCGGCGTGGGCTGGGTGTCGCTGTTCGATCCGCGCCGGTTGGCCTCGCTGCTGGACATGCCCGCCGGCGCCGAACCGGTGGCCATCCTCTGCCTGGGGCCGGTACCCGAATTCCCCGACCGCCCGGCCCTCGAACTCGACGGCTGGGCGGTGGCGCGACCGCTGTCGGAGTTCGTCTGCGAGAACCGCTGGGGCCGCCTCGAGTCACCCTGA
- the eccE gene encoding type VII secretion protein EccE produces MSKISIPTPGSGRITLALLAIVPAVMAYPWRSPRDYWLLGIAAAVVIVLFGWWGGLYFTTLLRRRVAIIGRANAFTPQSPATATTALIRVGAPEDDSDVLPLPLIAGYLDRYGIRADKIRITSRDNASDASRRETWIGLTVSAPENLAALRARSSRIPLQETAQVVARRLADHLRETGWEATAVAPDDVPRLVTSNPREKWRGVQRGASDYLAAYEIRVDEALPETLDAIRSHSARETCTALELAGDKDHPTVAVACAFQTDTPPDRGAPLDGLTPQRGNHLPALTALDLLSTARLDGHTPAPAGLLAQLHWPTLAGGAHRASSTGGAENSETTDTLEAART; encoded by the coding sequence GTGAGCAAGATTTCGATCCCCACCCCCGGGAGCGGGCGAATCACGTTGGCGCTGTTGGCCATCGTGCCCGCGGTGATGGCCTACCCGTGGCGGTCGCCCCGGGACTACTGGCTGCTCGGCATCGCCGCGGCCGTCGTGATCGTGCTGTTTGGTTGGTGGGGCGGCCTGTATTTCACCACCCTGCTGCGTCGGCGCGTGGCGATCATCGGGCGCGCCAACGCGTTCACCCCGCAGTCCCCCGCCACGGCGACCACCGCTTTGATCCGGGTGGGCGCGCCGGAGGACGACTCAGATGTGCTGCCGCTGCCGCTGATCGCCGGCTACCTGGACCGCTACGGCATCCGGGCGGACAAGATCCGGATCACCAGCCGGGACAACGCATCCGATGCCTCGCGGCGGGAGACCTGGATCGGGCTCACCGTGTCGGCGCCGGAGAACCTGGCCGCGCTGCGGGCCCGCTCGTCGCGGATCCCGTTGCAGGAGACCGCTCAGGTCGTGGCGCGGCGGCTGGCCGACCACCTCCGGGAGACCGGATGGGAGGCCACCGCCGTCGCACCCGACGACGTCCCCCGGCTGGTCACGTCCAACCCCCGCGAGAAGTGGCGCGGGGTGCAGCGCGGTGCATCGGATTACCTTGCGGCATACGAGATCCGGGTGGACGAGGCCCTGCCGGAGACGCTGGACGCCATCCGGTCGCATTCGGCCCGCGAGACCTGCACCGCGCTGGAGCTCGCCGGCGACAAGGACCACCCCACCGTCGCGGTGGCGTGCGCATTCCAGACCGACACCCCGCCCGACCGCGGGGCTCCGCTGGACGGGCTGACCCCGCAGCGCGGCAATCACCTGCCCGCGCTGACGGCGCTGGACCTGTTGTCCACGGCGCGACTGGACGGACACACGCCCGCGCCCGCGGGGCTGCTCGCCCAGCTGCACTGGCCCACCCTGGCCGGCGGGGCGCATCGGGCATCGTCGACCGGCGGCGCGGAAAACTCCGAGACCACCGACACCCTCGAGGCCGCTAGAACATGA
- a CDS encoding Hsp70 family protein, with the protein MYDPLGLSIGTTNLVAARNGSPPVNRRCVLTLYPHCAPKIGVPEENPPLAEPGVPMKNFVERIGDSVALVSPDGSAHDPELLTVEALDAMVLAAGADAASSEISIAVPAHWKPSTVQALRDALRTHVGFVRSGMAPRLVSDAIASVTAVKSELGLPDEGIVGLLDFGGSGTSATLVNIAGDFELVSATMRYTALSGDEIDQELQLRAFEELGHGSGLDPGSTAGVGQLGELREQCRSAKERLSVDMATDIAAVLGGRSCSMTVTQDDLEELIQDRLTGFIYAFDDMLVRYRKSWSDLAAVVTVGGGARIPLVTERLSMHGRTPILTPSQPAFAAACGALLLASRGGELDLRTRTSIGLLAAADAAGDVVDLGAGDVLVIDDEALTDRELAWSQTDDPGDLRMRFGGETYDEDGPAGWSMRLNVIDPPRERRPWRRLRFSQLIIGMSAVVAMTAVGGVAYTLTGIENRQAPPAPSVAPPVPSVKPAAPPPAAPPPPTAVPPPPPPSAQPIPSPAPPPPEPPPPPPPPPPVVVTSAPPAPVYTPRHTAPPTTTAPPQPSVTTTVPPPPTTTTPPPPPTSEEPITTSTTTTVPMTTEWIHVPLLPVPIPIQVPQKQAPATPQYPSQYPSNEYPQYQPYPGNEYPQYQPYPGSSQNPFLGPGY; encoded by the coding sequence ATGTACGACCCACTTGGGTTGTCGATCGGGACCACGAACCTGGTCGCTGCGCGTAATGGAAGCCCGCCGGTTAACCGCCGCTGCGTGCTCACCCTTTATCCGCACTGTGCACCTAAAATTGGTGTGCCCGAAGAGAATCCGCCACTCGCCGAGCCCGGCGTGCCGATGAAGAATTTCGTCGAGCGCATCGGGGACTCGGTCGCGCTGGTGTCGCCCGACGGTTCCGCGCACGATCCGGAGCTGCTGACGGTGGAGGCCCTGGACGCGATGGTGCTCGCCGCCGGCGCGGACGCGGCGTCGTCGGAGATCTCCATCGCCGTTCCCGCCCACTGGAAACCGAGCACGGTCCAGGCGCTGCGCGACGCCCTGCGGACGCACGTGGGGTTCGTCCGCAGCGGAATGGCGCCGCGCCTGGTCTCGGATGCAATCGCGTCGGTGACGGCGGTGAAATCCGAGCTCGGCCTGCCCGACGAGGGCATCGTCGGCCTCCTCGACTTCGGCGGCAGCGGCACGTCGGCCACCCTGGTGAACATCGCCGGAGACTTCGAACTCGTCAGTGCCACAATGCGGTACACCGCGCTGTCCGGGGACGAGATCGACCAGGAGTTGCAGCTGCGCGCCTTCGAGGAGCTGGGCCACGGCAGCGGCCTGGACCCGGGCAGCACCGCCGGCGTCGGGCAGCTCGGCGAACTCCGGGAACAGTGCCGCTCGGCCAAGGAGCGGCTGTCGGTCGACATGGCCACCGACATCGCCGCGGTGCTGGGCGGCCGCAGTTGCAGCATGACGGTGACACAGGACGACCTCGAGGAACTGATCCAGGATCGGCTGACCGGCTTCATCTACGCCTTCGATGACATGCTGGTGCGCTACCGCAAGAGCTGGTCGGACCTCGCGGCGGTGGTCACGGTCGGTGGCGGCGCGCGCATTCCGCTTGTGACCGAACGGCTTTCGATGCACGGGCGCACGCCGATCCTGACACCATCGCAACCGGCCTTCGCGGCGGCCTGCGGGGCGTTGCTCCTGGCCTCCCGCGGGGGAGAGCTGGATCTGCGGACTCGCACGTCGATCGGGCTGCTCGCCGCGGCCGACGCCGCCGGCGACGTCGTGGACCTCGGCGCCGGCGATGTGCTGGTGATCGACGACGAGGCGCTCACGGATCGCGAACTGGCCTGGTCGCAGACCGACGATCCCGGCGACCTGCGGATGCGGTTCGGCGGCGAAACCTACGACGAGGACGGTCCGGCCGGCTGGTCGATGCGGCTCAACGTCATCGACCCGCCGCGGGAACGCCGGCCCTGGCGGCGGCTTCGGTTCTCCCAGTTGATCATCGGGATGTCCGCGGTGGTCGCCATGACGGCGGTCGGCGGCGTGGCCTACACGCTGACCGGGATCGAAAACCGTCAGGCCCCGCCGGCGCCGTCGGTCGCGCCGCCGGTGCCGTCCGTCAAGCCCGCGGCGCCGCCTCCGGCCGCCCCACCGCCGCCCACCGCGGTGCCCCCACCCCCGCCGCCGAGCGCACAACCCATCCCCAGCCCGGCGCCGCCACCCCCCGAACCTCCGCCGCCGCCACCGCCCCCGCCTCCGGTCGTGGTGACGTCTGCGCCGCCGGCGCCGGTCTACACCCCGAGGCACACGGCGCCACCGACGACGACCGCGCCGCCGCAGCCGTCGGTCACCACCACGGTGCCGCCCCCGCCGACGACGACGACACCGCCGCCTCCGCCCACCAGCGAGGAGCCGATCACCACCAGCACCACGACGACGGTGCCGATGACGACGGAGTGGATTCACGTCCCGCTGCTGCCGGTGCCGATACCGATCCAGGTCCCGCAGAAGCAGGCTCCCGCGACCCCGCAGTACCCGTCCCAGTACCCGTCGAACGAGTATCCGCAGTACCAGCCGTATCCGGGGAATGAGTATCCGCAGTATCAGCCATATCCGGGGAGCTCCCAGAATCCCTTCCTGGGCCCGGGTTATTAG